The Longimicrobium sp. genomic interval GGGCGCAGGGCCGCGTGGATCGACTCCACCATCTGCACCGGCGGGTCGTCGGGACGAGCGCGGAAGACCCTGACGGCCTCCATGGAAGCCTCGGCGGCGCCGGGGCCGTGGCCCAGCCCGTCGGCCACCAGCAGTACGCCGCCGCCCTCGCGCGGGACGAAGGCCCAGTTGTCGCCGCACACCGTCTCGCGCGGCTTGGAGAGGTGCACCGCCGCCACCTCCAGCGGCACGGGCGCCGGCTCGGTGCCGCGCGGCCAGAGGCGGGCCAGGATCGCCGTGCCGATGGTTGGAAGGGAGTGGATGTCGAAGCGGTCCGCCAATCGCGAGATGGCGCCCAGCCCCGTGCCCGGCGAGCCGGCGGTGGTGAAGCCGTCGCGCAGCGCCTGCCCCACGTTGGCGATCCCCGCCCCGCGGTCCAGCGCCAGGATCTCCATCCCCAGCACCCCGCCCTGCACGCGCGGCTGGGCCAGCAGGCGCCCGCCGCCGGCGGTGTGCTTTACCAGGTTGCCGGCCATTTCGGTGGTCACCAGCGCCACGCGCCCGGCGTCGGTCTCGTCGAAGCCCAGCCCGTGCGCCAGCCGCTGGAACTGGCGGCGCGCGTCGCCCACCTGGCTCTCCTCCTCCACGCGCACCAGGCACCCGCAGCGCGTCTCCATCGCCGCTACTTCCACTTGGTTCCCGTGATGCGCGTCCCCTGCCCCGCCGCGGATTCGATCTCCATCTCGTCCAGCAGCCGCCTCGATCCGCCCAGCCCCAGCCCCAGCCCGCCGCCGGTGGTGAAGCCGTCGCGCAGCGCCTGCTGCACGTCCGCGATGCCGGGCCCGCTGTCCTCGAAAACCATGCGCAGCCCCGTGCGCGGCGGGCGGTCGACGGTCTCGATGCGCATCGACCCGCCCCCGCCGTAGACGAGGGTGTTGCGCGCGAGCTCGCTGGCGGCGGTCACGATCTTGGTCTGGTCCACCAGGGAGAAGCGCAGCTCCACAGCCCGCGCGCGCACGGCCTGGCGCGCGGCCACCACGTCGGCGTCGCTGCGGATGGCGTACGCCTCACTCCCCGGCGTCAGCATCGTCATCGCCGACGTCGCCGTCATCCTCCTCCTCCGCCAGCGCCACGCGCAGCAGCTCCATCCCCCGCTCCACGTTGAGCGCCGTGCGCACGCCGGGGAGGGAGAGGCCCAGCTCCACCAGGGTGATGGCGACGGCGGGCTGCATCCCCACCACCACCGTCTGCGCGTCCAGCACGCGGCTCATGGCGGCGATGTTGGCCAGCACCCGCCCGATGAACGAGTCCACCACGTCCAGCGACGAGATGTCGATCAGCACCCCGCGCGCGCCGCTCTGCGCGATGCGCGTGGTGAGGTCGTCCTGCAGCGCCAGGGCGAGCCGGTCGTGCATGTCCACCTGGATCGTCACCAGGAGGACGCGACCCATCTTGAGGATCGGGATGCGCTCCATGCGGGTCAGCCCTTGGCGGGGCGCGTGACCCGCCACCCGGTCTGGCGCAGCGCCATGAGGATGGCGTCGGCCAGCGTGGCCTTGGTGGCGGCGCCGTGCAGCTCCACCCCCAGGTGCACGATGGTCTGCGCGATCTGCGGCCGGATGCCGCTGATGATGCAGTCGGCCCCCATCAGCCGCGCCGCCGCCACCGTCTTCAGCAGGTGCTGCGCGACGAGGGTGTCCACCGTGGGCACGCCCGTGATGTCGATGATGGCGACGGTCGCCTCGGTGTCCACGATGCGCTGCAGCAGGCTCTCCATCACCACCTGCGTGCGCGCGCTGTCCAGCGTGCCGATGAGCGGCACGGCCAGGATGCCGTCCCACAGCTTCACCACGGGGGTGGAGAGCTCCATCAGCTCCTGCTGCTGCCGGTGGATGACCTCCTCGCGGCTGCGCTGGAAGACTTCGGTGGTGTGCAGCCCCAGCCGGTCCACCAGCGTGGTGACGCCCCGCAGCCCTTCGTGGTAGCGCGCCACGTCGTCGCCCGCCGCCGCGCGCAGCCGCTCGAAGAGGGGGCCGCGCAGCGAAAAGACGAAGGTGGCCGTCTCGGAGGGCGTGAACCCCTTGAGCGCCCGCGCCCGCGACACGCGCCCCAGCATCTCGCGGAGGGGCGCCCAGCCGGGGCTGTCGGGATCCGCGGGCCCGCCGCTGCGCAGCGCCTCGCGCAGGAGCTGGAGGAACTCGCCGGACTGCTGGCGGAGCTCGGCCTCGGTGATCAGGTCCGGCCGCGTGTCCGGCGAGGCGAGCTGCTCGGCGATCCACGCCTCCTGCAGCCCGTGCGGGTCGCTCGTGAGAAGGTCCGTGACGATCTGCGTGGTGCTGCTGTCCATGGCTGCGCCGGGGGATACGTGTTGGCGGGCAAAGAGATTGGGATGCTCCGCGGCTGCGCAGGTTCGCAAGGATGAAGCCGGGCGCGCGGGCCTACCCTCGGGCCGCTTCGATCTCCTTGAGCAGCGCCTCGTCGTCCATCCCCTCTTCCCAGTCGCCGGGGAGCTCCAGCTCGGCGGTCTGCGCGCCGCCGCTGGGGGTGCACACCACGCGGAAGC includes:
- a CDS encoding anti-sigma regulatory factor, producing MTATSAMTMLTPGSEAYAIRSDADVVAARQAVRARAVELRFSLVDQTKIVTAASELARNTLVYGGGGSMRIETVDRPPRTGLRMVFEDSGPGIADVQQALRDGFTTGGGLGLGLGGSRRLLDEMEIESAAGQGTRITGTKWK
- a CDS encoding ATP-binding SpoIIE family protein phosphatase, which produces MEVAAMETRCGCLVRVEEESQVGDARRQFQRLAHGLGFDETDAGRVALVTTEMAGNLVKHTAGGGRLLAQPRVQGGVLGMEILALDRGAGIANVGQALRDGFTTAGSPGTGLGAISRLADRFDIHSLPTIGTAILARLWPRGTEPAPVPLEVAAVHLSKPRETVCGDNWAFVPREGGGVLLVADGLGHGPGAAEASMEAVRVFRARPDDPPVQMVESIHAALRPTRGAAIAVALLDAARGEIRYCGVGNIAGSVAGGEREHSMVSHNGTAGHHVGRVQEFTYAWPAGGLVVMHSDGLQARWSMARYPGLAGRDPALVAGVLFRDFCRETDDATVVVVRRTP
- a CDS encoding STAS domain-containing protein, with protein sequence MERIPILKMGRVLLVTIQVDMHDRLALALQDDLTTRIAQSGARGVLIDISSLDVVDSFIGRVLANIAAMSRVLDAQTVVVGMQPAVAITLVELGLSLPGVRTALNVERGMELLRVALAEEEDDGDVGDDDADAGE
- a CDS encoding STAS domain-containing protein, producing MDSSTTQIVTDLLTSDPHGLQEAWIAEQLASPDTRPDLITEAELRQQSGEFLQLLREALRSGGPADPDSPGWAPLREMLGRVSRARALKGFTPSETATFVFSLRGPLFERLRAAAGDDVARYHEGLRGVTTLVDRLGLHTTEVFQRSREEVIHRQQQELMELSTPVVKLWDGILAVPLIGTLDSARTQVVMESLLQRIVDTEATVAIIDITGVPTVDTLVAQHLLKTVAAARLMGADCIISGIRPQIAQTIVHLGVELHGAATKATLADAILMALRQTGWRVTRPAKG